Proteins encoded by one window of Emticicia oligotrophica DSM 17448:
- a CDS encoding FkbM family methyltransferase — translation MVLKNYLFWVNYIFANKFGQKILHLLLKITTYLMGVGSGTGVQDSGEKDIFNKLKKIKHDNFIIFDIGANRGQFLELTCKSLDDSSFTVHCFEPSVHTFRELKKNAPKNKSIILNNFGLGEKTGVLTLYYDDYLSGLASLTKRDLDFIGIDYSKKESVEIKTLDEYCENNKIEVIDLLKVDVEGHEMDVFKGGINMIQNQNVKMISFEFGGCNVDTHTHFKDFFIFMNKNHYDVYRITPTGYCYKIEKYKEIFEQFRTTNFLAILNKS, via the coding sequence ATGGTATTAAAAAACTACTTATTTTGGGTGAACTATATTTTCGCAAACAAATTTGGTCAAAAAATACTTCATTTACTGTTAAAAATAACTACATATTTAATGGGTGTTGGCTCAGGTACTGGGGTTCAAGATAGTGGAGAAAAGGATATATTTAATAAATTGAAGAAGATAAAACATGATAATTTTATAATTTTTGATATTGGGGCAAATAGGGGGCAATTTTTAGAGTTAACTTGTAAGTCATTAGATGACTCTTCTTTTACAGTTCATTGCTTTGAGCCCTCTGTACATACCTTTAGAGAATTAAAAAAAAATGCTCCTAAAAATAAAAGTATTATTCTCAATAATTTTGGGTTAGGTGAAAAAACAGGTGTTTTAACACTTTATTATGATGATTATTTATCAGGCTTAGCTTCTCTAACCAAGAGAGATTTAGATTTTATTGGCATTGATTATAGTAAAAAAGAATCAGTAGAAATAAAAACCCTAGATGAGTATTGTGAAAATAATAAAATAGAAGTAATAGATTTATTAAAAGTAGATGTAGAGGGCCACGAAATGGACGTTTTTAAAGGCGGGATTAATATGATTCAAAATCAAAATGTGAAGATGATAAGTTTTGAGTTTGGTGGCTGTAATGTGGATACCCACACTCACTTTAAAGATTTTTTTATATTTATGAATAAAAACCACTATGATGTTTACAGAATAACACCAACTGGATATTGTTATAAAATAGAGAAATATAAAGAAATATTTGAGCAGTTTAGAACAACTAATTTTTTGGCAATACTGAATAAATCGTGA
- a CDS encoding glycosyltransferase family 9 protein → MTVKLNDKVIFIRSAFLGDFLVCLPVINQIIRDNNLTKNNIYFLIINNSGANPINAIFGDDHIFSKNSIVFNTHKYLESLWKCFKFFKMVSHERKLIYLPMWYDSFKGQILKYVTFKFIFGLNKHIYGIFKQNSENRKVVSQYLNPFVVLGLEFNTSYNCLDLFGMPAISINNKNRPFLIYPYSKLKMKIWPSEKYVNLINKIIETYNPDIFLIGGKDDYEYNQTIKNHFLKNDKIQNIAGTLSVKQTIELMLRSEVFIGNDGFPMHLAAIANLPIIGIFTYKNPLGCWDPIIVDKMITVRTDTKCKLCYLAECDNPICILKTSEEIIFNKLQKLLISNVPIKEINVNFCNQ, encoded by the coding sequence ATGACTGTTAAACTTAACGATAAAGTTATTTTCATTAGGAGTGCATTTTTGGGAGATTTCCTAGTCTGCTTACCAGTAATAAATCAAATAATTCGTGACAATAACTTAACTAAAAATAATATTTACTTTCTAATTATAAATAATAGTGGAGCAAACCCAATAAATGCTATTTTTGGTGACGACCACATATTTTCGAAAAATTCGATCGTATTCAATACCCATAAATACTTAGAAAGTTTATGGAAGTGCTTTAAATTTTTCAAAATGGTGTCACATGAGAGGAAGTTAATCTATCTTCCAATGTGGTATGATTCATTTAAAGGACAGATATTGAAATATGTAACATTCAAATTCATCTTTGGACTAAATAAGCATATATATGGTATATTCAAACAAAATAGTGAAAATAGAAAAGTGGTATCCCAATACCTCAATCCTTTTGTAGTTTTGGGTTTAGAATTTAATACTTCATATAATTGTTTGGATTTATTCGGAATGCCAGCAATCTCAATAAATAATAAAAATAGGCCATTTTTAATATATCCATATTCTAAATTAAAAATGAAGATTTGGCCTTCAGAGAAATATGTTAATTTGATAAACAAAATTATTGAAACATACAACCCAGATATATTTTTAATTGGAGGAAAAGATGATTACGAATACAATCAAACTATTAAAAACCATTTTTTGAAGAACGACAAAATACAAAACATTGCTGGAACATTGTCAGTGAAACAGACAATTGAGCTAATGTTAAGGTCAGAAGTTTTTATAGGTAATGATGGTTTTCCTATGCATTTAGCTGCTATAGCCAACCTTCCAATTATAGGTATTTTTACGTATAAAAATCCTCTAGGATGTTGGGATCCAATAATAGTAGATAAAATGATAACTGTAAGGACCGATACAAAATGCAAACTTTGTTATTTAGCGGAATGTGATAATCCAATTTGTATATTAAAAACAAGTGAAGAAATAATATTTAACAAATTACAGAAACTATTGATCTCAAATGTCCCAATAAAAGAAATAAATGTAAACTTTTGTAATCAATAG
- a CDS encoding lipid II flippase MurJ, producing the protein MFKSSFFLSVLSLIISLLSLINQLLIAHKFGSSTDLDAYIVASSIPTFISGTITAGFSYSLVPFLLQQSKEKYDEIVVALLFFLLFGTIIIVLLGYFGSKYYLLTVYPQYNEIILLTVSKFSWIYCFCTILISFLGSIFIAIKKFYIPMILGSFPYLGIIFGVLLFDSQNSTINIASGVLLGTIGSLIINFILLRKRIVLTKLKSFNWEVVLDFFKHLPLVVVGMLCFTIYQSVDSYWASILGVSNLSYLSYCQRIIIAIGGIVIVGPSVILIPYLSETLTNKGYKAFLLILLKTIKLTIFIATFVCIILSSFSEIIIKILFQRGSFDNFSVIGVSTVLPYFAIGMIPMICVVVLFRAIMLVDNGKKVAILGLISLVMYVLFSWIFSIYWGLKGIGLAYICTWFTTLFASLRILFKTNSSLFFSHENLIDLFKYTILIGLVSIFTSFIRVYFFFEYNIILQLMLSSLLVLILYICLSFLLKIQENMLLIDKIKHQISRKF; encoded by the coding sequence ATGTTTAAATCATCTTTTTTCTTAAGTGTTTTGTCATTAATAATTAGTTTATTAAGTCTAATTAATCAATTATTGATAGCACATAAATTTGGTTCATCTACTGATTTAGATGCTTATATTGTTGCATCAAGTATTCCAACGTTTATTTCAGGTACAATTACAGCTGGTTTCAGCTACTCATTAGTTCCTTTTTTGTTACAACAAAGCAAAGAGAAGTATGACGAAATTGTGGTTGCTTTATTGTTTTTTTTATTGTTTGGTACGATTATAATTGTATTGTTGGGTTATTTTGGTTCGAAATATTATTTACTAACTGTTTATCCACAATATAATGAAATAATACTTTTGACAGTTTCAAAGTTTTCTTGGATTTATTGTTTTTGTACTATCTTAATAAGCTTTTTAGGAAGTATTTTTATTGCAATTAAGAAATTTTATATTCCAATGATTCTTGGTAGTTTCCCTTATTTAGGTATAATTTTTGGAGTTTTGCTTTTTGATAGCCAAAATAGTACAATTAATATTGCTTCTGGAGTTTTATTAGGAACAATTGGTTCATTAATAATTAACTTTATTTTGCTTAGAAAGCGAATAGTACTTACAAAACTAAAGAGTTTTAATTGGGAGGTTGTTTTGGATTTCTTTAAACATTTACCATTGGTAGTTGTAGGTATGCTTTGTTTTACAATTTATCAATCAGTAGATTCATATTGGGCTTCAATATTAGGAGTATCAAATTTATCATATTTGAGCTATTGTCAGAGAATAATTATTGCAATTGGTGGGATTGTTATCGTGGGGCCATCAGTAATTTTGATACCCTATTTATCAGAAACTTTAACAAATAAAGGTTATAAAGCCTTTTTATTGATACTTTTGAAAACAATCAAATTGACTATTTTTATCGCCACATTTGTTTGTATTATACTATCAAGTTTCTCTGAAATAATCATAAAAATATTATTTCAAAGGGGTAGTTTTGATAATTTCTCTGTAATTGGGGTTTCTACTGTTCTCCCGTATTTTGCAATAGGAATGATACCAATGATTTGTGTCGTAGTACTTTTTAGGGCAATAATGCTTGTAGATAATGGTAAAAAAGTTGCTATTTTAGGTCTAATTTCATTAGTAATGTATGTATTGTTTTCGTGGATATTCAGTATTTACTGGGGGCTTAAAGGTATAGGGTTAGCCTATATATGCACTTGGTTTACTACATTATTTGCATCACTCAGAATTTTATTCAAGACTAATTCGAGTTTATTTTTTAGTCATGAGAATCTAATTGATTTATTTAAATACACAATCTTAATAGGTCTTGTTAGTATTTTTACAAGCTTTATTAGAGTTTACTTTTTCTTTGAATACAACATTATATTGCAACTGATGCTTTCAAGTCTGTTGGTATTAATTTTATATATTTGTTTAAGTTTTTTGTTAAAAATACAAGAAAATATGTTGTTAATTGATAAAATAAAGCATCAAATAAGTAGAAAATTTTAA
- a CDS encoding glycosyltransferase has translation MNKTIWIIDPYSELPNKNWRKGRYFSMAEHLSNAGYNILIWISNFSHKDKKNIIELEGDEKFRIVPTSYKKISYVVIVASEYNEHISLKRILYEYYFSKNLKLAAENFIIPDLVILKDPSLFIFPFIKSKIINKDTKIIFDIIDLWPELFELFVPSFFRSFSKLIFAPLYKVRSNYHKIANGFVAVAPDYLQINKNNKKAPSEVIFWGVDYDEIEKIRKQPDNRIVSKYLNVKEETRLWGIYAGTLGSNYDINCLIEAANILKIKTPNLDIIIAGSGPLQGYILNKIDEYELYNVKFIGSVPTLDLYHILAYCDFGFSTYLSKSTVSMPIKVYDYFAFGLPIINSLQRHLGEIVKKEKVGVQYLAGDPSSMSEAVFVLIADIQSLEKMKENALLLGRLFDENVQYRKIVSFTNKLLA, from the coding sequence ATGAATAAAACTATCTGGATAATTGACCCATATTCTGAATTACCTAATAAAAATTGGAGGAAAGGTCGCTATTTTAGTATGGCAGAGCATTTATCGAATGCAGGTTATAATATTTTGATATGGATTTCTAATTTTTCACATAAAGACAAAAAGAATATTATTGAACTAGAAGGAGATGAAAAATTTCGGATTGTACCTACTTCATACAAAAAGATTAGCTACGTAGTGATAGTAGCATCAGAATACAATGAACATATTTCATTAAAAAGAATATTATATGAATACTATTTTTCTAAGAATTTAAAGCTTGCTGCTGAAAATTTTATAATACCGGATTTAGTTATTTTAAAAGACCCCTCTTTATTTATATTTCCATTTATTAAAAGTAAAATTATAAACAAAGACACTAAAATAATATTTGATATCATTGATTTGTGGCCAGAACTATTTGAACTATTTGTTCCAAGCTTTTTTCGCTCTTTTTCAAAACTAATTTTTGCTCCGCTTTATAAAGTTCGTTCAAACTATCATAAAATAGCCAATGGATTTGTTGCCGTTGCTCCTGATTATTTGCAGATAAATAAAAATAATAAAAAGGCTCCATCAGAAGTAATTTTTTGGGGGGTAGATTATGATGAGATTGAAAAGATAAGAAAACAACCTGATAACCGAATTGTTAGTAAGTACTTAAATGTTAAAGAAGAGACAAGATTATGGGGTATTTATGCGGGAACTTTGGGCAGTAATTATGATATTAATTGTTTGATTGAAGCGGCCAATATTTTAAAAATTAAAACACCAAATCTTGATATTATTATTGCAGGAAGTGGACCATTGCAAGGATACATTTTAAATAAAATAGATGAATATGAATTGTATAATGTTAAATTTATAGGAAGTGTACCTACATTAGATTTGTATCATATTTTAGCATATTGCGATTTTGGATTTTCAACATATTTGAGTAAATCTACTGTTTCTATGCCAATAAAAGTGTATGATTATTTTGCTTTTGGTCTCCCTATCATCAATTCACTTCAAAGGCATTTAGGAGAAATTGTAAAAAAAGAAAAGGTTGGTGTTCAATATTTGGCAGGTGACCCAAGTTCGATGAGTGAAGCAGTATTTGTATTAATTGCGGACATTCAAAGTTTGGAAAAAATGAAAGAAAATGCACTTTTACTAGGGCGTTTATTTGATGAGAATGTTCAATATCGAAAAATAGTGAGTTTTACTAATAAATTATTAGCTTGA
- a CDS encoding sugar transferase: MYFFLKNVVDFIIAFFLIIILSPLFFVIIALIFVNGEFPFYFQKRVGLNEKVFTIWKFKTMNDKRDESGELLSDEKRLTPVGRFIRKSSLDEIPQLFNVLKGEMSLIGPRPLLVEYLPLYDNFQKKRHNVKPGITGWAQVNGRNTLTWQQKFQLDVWYVENISLLLDVKILLYTIIKVVKSEGISSDGSVTMEKFKGNL; encoded by the coding sequence ATGTATTTTTTTCTAAAGAATGTTGTTGATTTTATTATTGCTTTTTTTCTTATCATTATTCTTTCTCCATTGTTTTTCGTCATTATTGCTTTGATTTTTGTTAATGGAGAATTTCCATTCTATTTTCAAAAACGAGTAGGGTTAAACGAAAAGGTATTTACAATTTGGAAATTCAAGACTATGAACGATAAACGAGATGAAAGTGGTGAATTGTTGTCAGATGAAAAAAGATTAACACCTGTAGGAAGATTTATTCGTAAAAGCTCGTTAGATGAGATCCCTCAATTATTTAATGTATTAAAGGGAGAAATGAGTTTAATAGGTCCTCGACCTTTACTAGTTGAATATTTGCCATTATATGATAATTTTCAAAAAAAACGGCACAATGTTAAGCCAGGAATTACAGGTTGGGCACAAGTAAATGGGAGAAATACCCTAACGTGGCAGCAAAAATTTCAATTGGATGTGTGGTATGTAGAAAATATATCTCTATTATTAGATGTTAAAATATTATTATACACAATTATTAAAGTTGTAAAGTCTGAAGGTATTTCTTCTGATGGTTCAGTAACAATGGAAAAATTTAAAGGTAATTTATAA
- a CDS encoding acetyltransferase, with amino-acid sequence MLLYGASGHAKVILEALNATHTKVSGIFDDNISIKKILDFEVIGTYESHLFMNDSIIVAIGDNMIRRAIVKKITHKFGVCFHPSALISKYTEIGEGTVIFQNAILQPSVKIGKHVIINTKSSVDHDCIVGDFVHIAPNATLCGGVKVGDGTLIGAGAVILPNVEIGENCIIGAGSVVVRNISNNLTVKGNPSK; translated from the coding sequence ATGTTACTTTATGGAGCTAGTGGACATGCCAAGGTGATACTGGAGGCACTTAATGCCACACATACAAAGGTAAGTGGAATTTTTGATGATAATATTTCAATAAAAAAAATACTTGATTTTGAAGTGATTGGAACTTATGAAAGCCATTTATTTATGAATGATAGTATCATAGTTGCTATTGGAGATAATATGATTAGAAGGGCGATTGTAAAAAAAATAACTCATAAATTTGGGGTTTGTTTCCATCCATCTGCACTTATTTCAAAGTATACTGAAATTGGAGAAGGGACTGTCATATTTCAAAATGCAATTTTGCAACCCTCTGTAAAGATAGGCAAACACGTAATTATCAATACTAAATCAAGTGTTGATCATGATTGTATTGTAGGAGACTTTGTACATATTGCCCCAAATGCTACTTTATGCGGAGGAGTTAAGGTTGGAGACGGGACATTAATAGGTGCAGGTGCAGTAATATTACCAAATGTAGAAATAGGTGAGAATTGTATAATTGGTGCAGGCTCAGTAGTAGTTAGAAATATAAGTAATAATTTAACAGTAAAAGGAAATCCATCGAAGTAA
- a CDS encoding DegT/DnrJ/EryC1/StrS family aminotransferase encodes MKKIWLSSPHMGGNEQKYVQEAFDTNWIAPLGPNVDGFEREMAKYLSISSVAALSSGTAAIHLALILAGVQQNDYVLCQSFTFSASANPVLYQGAIPIFIDSERETWNICPVLLRDAIADCHKKKIYPKALIAVHLYGMPSQIIEIKRICDEFGIVLIEDAAEALGSSINDKKLGTYGHFGVFSFNGNKIITTSGGGALVSDSKEYVDYAKFLATQARDDAPHYQHSQIGYNYRMSNLCAGVGRGQLEVLQERIAQRRRNYYYYQESLKEYKIFFLQEPKGFFSNRWLSCVLFESFEVREQVRMGLIKENIESRPLWKPMHLQPVFYQTPNYVNGVSENLFNTGLCLPSGSNLIVEELERIVEVIKKIIYH; translated from the coding sequence ATGAAGAAAATTTGGCTATCGTCACCTCATATGGGTGGAAATGAGCAAAAATATGTTCAAGAGGCATTTGATACAAACTGGATTGCTCCTTTAGGCCCTAACGTTGATGGTTTTGAAAGAGAAATGGCTAAATACCTGTCTATATCAAGTGTTGCAGCATTGAGTAGCGGTACTGCGGCAATACATCTTGCTTTGATATTAGCTGGTGTACAGCAGAATGATTATGTTTTATGTCAATCTTTTACATTTTCAGCTTCAGCTAACCCAGTATTATATCAAGGTGCTATACCTATTTTTATAGATAGTGAAAGAGAAACATGGAATATTTGTCCAGTATTATTGAGGGATGCAATTGCTGATTGTCATAAAAAGAAAATTTACCCTAAAGCATTAATTGCCGTTCATCTTTACGGAATGCCATCACAAATTATAGAAATAAAAAGGATTTGTGATGAATTTGGTATTGTCCTGATTGAAGATGCAGCCGAAGCATTAGGTTCATCGATAAATGATAAAAAATTAGGTACCTATGGGCATTTTGGCGTTTTTTCCTTCAATGGAAATAAAATCATTACTACATCCGGAGGAGGGGCATTGGTATCAGATTCGAAAGAGTATGTTGATTATGCAAAATTTTTAGCAACCCAAGCCAGAGATGATGCTCCACATTATCAACACTCACAAATTGGATATAATTATAGGATGAGTAACCTATGTGCGGGTGTAGGAAGGGGTCAATTAGAAGTGCTTCAAGAAAGAATTGCACAGAGAAGACGTAATTATTATTATTATCAAGAAAGTTTGAAAGAATATAAAATTTTCTTTTTGCAAGAACCGAAAGGTTTTTTCTCTAATCGATGGTTGAGTTGTGTACTATTTGAAAGTTTTGAAGTAAGGGAGCAAGTAAGAATGGGTTTGATAAAGGAGAATATTGAGTCTCGACCATTATGGAAACCAATGCATTTACAACCCGTTTTTTATCAAACCCCAAATTACGTAAATGGTGTTTCAGAGAACCTTTTTAATACAGGTTTATGCTTACCTTCAGGGTCAAATTTAATAGTGGAAGAATTAGAGAGAATAGTAGAAGTAATAAAAAAAATAATTTACCATTAA
- a CDS encoding polysaccharide biosynthesis protein produces MVKQVLHKYANQFASKQLILFIDCVICLVAFSIAVFLRFNLEFVYISPVIYKYHLFLVVIVRILSFYLFKSYQGIIRHSSSEDATLLFKAISLGTGILTGLSLISRNDDKLIYFEIPVSILAIDYFICLFMLISSRFVVKITYENLLHGFVREKPVIIYGSGELGLLVKNTLQSDKKFKYQILCFIDDNKSKVHKMIQGIRVLNKEETLKRYFTDGLVFPEVILAIQNLSIQQRLSITEDFLDMGVIIKSVPTANKWLNGELNIRQIQNVKIEDLLEREPIKINNKFVSQFLTNKKILVTGAAGSIGSEIVRQLLNHNPKELLLLDHAESALYDLETELFRLKKKSVEGYLSQIKTEVVDITDEKALRSVVKDFMPQVVFHAAAYKHVPLMEKNPYNAVKVNVFGTRNIANLSTELGVEKFVFISTDKAVNPTNVMGATKRLAEMYVHSLNAQHSNDTRFIITRFGNVLGSNGSVIPVFKKQIEAGGPITVTDKNVIRYFMTIPEACQLVLEAGTMGKGGEIFVFDMGEPVKIIDLAKKMIQLSGLEINKDIEIQFTGLRPGEKLYEELLNTNENTLPTYHPKIMIAKVISSNYEALNSNILHLQAILNTVDNNEIVVKLKEIVPEFISNNSEYEKLDALKESA; encoded by the coding sequence ATGGTAAAACAAGTACTACATAAATATGCAAATCAGTTTGCCTCAAAACAGTTAATCCTTTTTATTGACTGCGTGATTTGTCTCGTAGCATTTAGTATAGCAGTTTTTTTAAGGTTTAATTTAGAATTTGTATATATCTCTCCTGTTATATATAAGTATCATTTATTTTTAGTGGTGATAGTAAGGATATTATCATTTTATTTATTTAAATCATATCAAGGAATAATTAGACATTCAAGCTCAGAAGACGCAACTTTACTATTTAAAGCAATTTCACTTGGTACTGGTATTTTAACAGGGTTGTCATTGATTTCAAGAAATGATGACAAACTTATTTATTTTGAAATACCAGTATCAATTTTAGCCATTGACTATTTTATTTGTTTGTTCATGTTGATTTCAAGTAGGTTTGTTGTGAAAATAACCTATGAGAATTTGCTTCACGGGTTTGTTAGAGAAAAGCCTGTAATAATTTATGGCTCTGGTGAGCTGGGGCTTCTTGTTAAAAATACGCTACAAAGTGATAAAAAATTTAAGTATCAAATTTTATGCTTTATAGATGATAATAAAAGTAAAGTTCATAAGATGATACAAGGAATAAGGGTACTCAATAAAGAAGAGACCTTAAAAAGGTACTTTACAGATGGACTTGTCTTTCCTGAGGTTATTTTAGCAATCCAAAATCTAAGTATTCAACAAAGGTTGTCAATTACAGAGGATTTCTTAGATATGGGTGTCATCATCAAGTCAGTACCTACTGCAAATAAATGGCTTAATGGGGAACTAAATATTAGACAAATTCAAAATGTAAAAATTGAGGATTTATTAGAAAGAGAGCCAATTAAAATAAACAACAAATTTGTATCTCAATTTTTGACAAATAAGAAAATATTAGTTACAGGTGCTGCAGGATCAATTGGAAGTGAAATAGTTCGTCAACTTTTAAATCATAATCCAAAAGAACTTTTACTTCTTGATCATGCAGAATCAGCCTTGTACGATTTGGAAACAGAGTTATTCAGACTTAAAAAAAAATCAGTTGAAGGTTATTTAAGTCAAATTAAGACGGAGGTAGTTGATATTACTGATGAAAAAGCTCTAAGAAGTGTTGTCAAAGATTTTATGCCTCAAGTGGTATTCCATGCTGCCGCTTATAAACATGTACCATTAATGGAAAAAAATCCATATAATGCAGTCAAAGTCAATGTATTTGGAACAAGAAATATAGCTAATCTTTCAACTGAGTTAGGTGTGGAAAAGTTTGTATTTATTTCAACAGACAAAGCAGTAAATCCTACAAATGTAATGGGAGCCACCAAAAGACTCGCTGAAATGTATGTACATAGTTTAAATGCACAACACTCAAATGATACAAGATTTATCATTACAAGATTTGGTAATGTATTAGGGTCCAACGGTTCTGTGATTCCAGTCTTCAAAAAGCAAATTGAAGCTGGTGGCCCTATAACGGTTACGGATAAAAATGTAATAAGATATTTTATGACAATTCCTGAGGCATGCCAATTAGTATTGGAAGCCGGAACAATGGGAAAAGGAGGAGAAATTTTTGTTTTTGATATGGGTGAGCCAGTGAAGATTATTGATCTTGCAAAAAAAATGATTCAGTTATCAGGATTAGAGATAAATAAAGATATCGAGATTCAGTTTACAGGATTACGACCAGGAGAAAAACTGTATGAGGAGTTACTAAATACTAATGAAAATACATTACCTACCTATCACCCAAAAATTATGATAGCTAAAGTAATTTCATCTAATTATGAAGCATTAAATTCTAATATTCTTCATTTACAAGCAATTTTAAATACAGTTGATAATAATGAGATAGTTGTAAAATTAAAGGAGATTGTTCCAGAATTTATTAGTAATAATTCAGAGTATGAAAAATTAGATGCTTTAAAAGAATCTGCTTAA
- a CDS encoding capsule assembly Wzi family protein, whose protein sequence is MIRKFHIYVLIINISAINSFAQNFFSRNKYHLEVGTYLSTSGTTPFWLRSKQYGIVPFESNFFTVRSSTHKEYDSTTILKKNKLKKFDYGYGLGAVINAGKKSNFLLQEAYLKVRFGAFEFYAGRRKELVGLADTMLSSGPYVWSGNALPIPKIQISIPNYTSIVGHGLISIKGSFAHGWFGNQGETNDFFLHQKTLYGRIGKPNWRIKLYGGFNHQVQWGGKPNKPYIEPQTEKLITSYGNDFNTYLNVITGISLNNEGGTDIKGVPINDAWNRTGNHLGSIDIGMEIELPQSTIFIYRQSIYDDGSLYYLSNINDGILGLSIKTKNKTGLIGLNIEYLNTTNQGGDLSSESTIPELRGRDNYFNNTLYNWTYKNNTIGTPFMLPFYTIPVNNFANYSDLTKFYLPSFILNNKVRGVITGVKYNISRYSLTTKASFTKNYGIFGTPLLKTKQFSILQSSQFMYQKYFFTFNISYDSNTVLNGSLGTQLSLSRFF, encoded by the coding sequence ATGATTAGAAAGTTCCATATCTACGTACTAATAATAAATATTAGTGCGATTAATTCTTTTGCACAAAACTTCTTCTCGAGAAATAAGTATCATTTAGAAGTTGGCACATATTTATCTACATCTGGAACCACCCCTTTTTGGCTTCGCTCCAAGCAATATGGCATTGTACCATTTGAAAGCAATTTTTTCACTGTAAGAAGTAGTACACATAAAGAGTATGATTCCACAACGATTCTCAAAAAAAATAAACTTAAAAAATTTGATTATGGGTATGGCTTAGGGGCAGTCATTAATGCTGGTAAAAAAAGTAATTTTTTATTGCAAGAAGCATACTTAAAAGTGCGTTTTGGAGCATTTGAATTCTATGCAGGTAGAAGGAAAGAGCTTGTAGGTTTAGCAGATACCATGCTTTCATCTGGGCCTTATGTCTGGTCTGGGAATGCACTCCCTATTCCAAAAATTCAAATTTCAATACCTAACTATACCTCTATAGTTGGTCATGGTTTAATCTCAATAAAGGGGAGCTTTGCACATGGTTGGTTTGGAAACCAGGGAGAAACCAATGATTTTTTTTTACATCAAAAAACTCTTTATGGGAGAATCGGCAAACCAAATTGGAGAATAAAACTATATGGTGGCTTCAATCATCAAGTCCAGTGGGGGGGAAAACCCAATAAGCCATATATTGAACCTCAAACAGAAAAGTTAATTACCAGTTATGGAAATGATTTTAATACTTATTTAAATGTAATTACTGGTATCAGTTTAAATAACGAAGGAGGAACCGATATAAAAGGTGTACCTATTAATGATGCATGGAATAGAACAGGAAATCATTTAGGGAGTATTGATATTGGAATGGAAATAGAATTACCCCAAAGTACAATCTTTATTTATAGACAGAGCATATATGATGACGGTAGTCTATATTATTTAAGCAATATTAATGATGGTATTCTTGGTCTTTCCATAAAAACAAAAAATAAAACTGGGTTAATTGGACTAAATATAGAATATTTAAATACTACCAATCAGGGGGGAGATTTATCAAGTGAAAGCACAATCCCTGAACTTAGAGGAAGAGACAACTACTTTAATAATACCCTTTATAATTGGACATATAAAAACAATACAATTGGGACTCCCTTTATGTTACCATTTTATACAATCCCTGTTAATAATTTTGCTAATTACTCTGACTTAACAAAATTCTACTTACCATCATTTATTCTAAATAATAAAGTCCGAGGAGTAATTACAGGTGTTAAATATAACATAAGTAGATATTCTCTAACTACAAAAGCAAGTTTTACAAAAAATTATGGAATCTTTGGCACTCCCCTCCTTAAAACTAAACAATTTTCAATACTTCAATCCTCACAATTTATGTATCAAAAATACTTTTTCACATTCAACATTAGTTATGACTCTAATACAGTTTTAAATGGTTCTTTAGGCACACAACTAAGCTTAAGCAGATTCTTTTAA